The genomic window TCAACCGGCAGATCGTCGCGGGCCTGACCAGCGGAGCGGTCAAGGGGTGATGGGACGTGCGCTGCCGAGCACCCGTGGGTTCACCAGAACTCCGCGGGCACCGTCCCGCGGAGCCAGGCGAGCTCGTTGTCGCGGATGAAGATCGACAGCGTCTCCTCCGGAGTGAGACCACCGCCGAGCCATTCGAACAGGATGCCGAGCAGTGCTTCTCCGGATTCCACATCCGGATCGGCGAGAGCCCGTTCCCACGCCTCGACGAACCCGCCGGGCGTGGGGACGGACCGCACCAGCTTCGAGATGTACTTCGGGCCCGGCATCATGACGTGCGCCGCAGCCAGTGCCGCGCGTGCCGCCGCGAGGGTCAGGTGCAGTCCCGCGTGGCGGCGCAGGAACTCGTCGTCGCGCTCGACCGCCTGACGGAGGAAGTAGCCGCCGTACAGCCGCGCCTGCGAAAGGTGGGAGCGCACGCGTTCGTCCCACACGTCGTCGGGCAGGGTCACGATCCGCTCGAGCGTCTGCTCGATCCCGGGAAGCACGCTCCAGGCGACGCGGGCGTCGCGGAACGAGGCGCGCGTCGGGTCGTCTGCCTGCTGGGCCGCCGTCTCGAGGTACGAGGGGCTCGCGAGCTTGATGTCGATGTACGAACCGGGATAGTCCACCCCGTACCGCTCGATCCAGGCGAATCGTCCCGCCGCGGTCTCGGCGGCGAAGCGCTCGTCGTCGACGACGAAGTACACGTCGACGTCGGAGTCCGACCGCTCGCGCCCCTGCGCGACCGACCCGATCGCCACGACCGCCAGAGCGCCGGGCTGCTCGCGGACCGAATCGACATAGGCGCCCAGCGCCCGTTCGTGCTGCTCCACGTGTGCTCCCTCGCATCGGGTCGGGCACCACGCTACCGACACCTAGACGACCGACAGCCTACGATGGGATGGGAAACGCTTTCCGGTTGCGAGTGTCGAGAAGATGTCGTATCGTTGAAACGATTCAGCAACCGGATGGCCCGTCAGCGTCGACACCACGGCCGCACACGAAGGAACACCACGCCATGACGAGCGAGACCACACCGGCCGGACACGGGCGTCCGGAGGCCTCACCCAGCGCGCCGGCGCACCAGGGCGCGGGCGTGCGAAGGGTCTGCTTCCAGCTCCTGGTCCACCCTGAACTGCTCGACGAGTACGTCGCCCGCCACACCCCGGTCTGGCCCGAGATGCTCGCCGAGATCGAGGCCTCCGGCCGCCGCAACTACTCGCTCTTCCTGGGCGAGGGCGGGCGCCTCATCGGGTACTACGAGACCGACGACGACGAGGCGGCCCAGGCATACCTCGCCAACTCCGAGGTCGCCGGCCGCTGGGAGGCCGAGATGGGCCGCTTCTTCGTCGGCCTCGACGGCCGGCCCGATCAGGCGGCCACCCCCCTCACCGAGATCTTCCACCTCCACGACCAACTCGCCGCAGCTTCGGCCGCGGCATCCGACAACGAAAGCACCGCATCATGACGACGCTGTCACCCGACATCCTGTCCGCCCTCGAAGGCCAGGGCATCGAACTGCCGAGCTGGGCGTTCGGCAACTCCGGCACGCGCTTCCGCGTCTTCACGACGGCGGGGACGCCCCGCGACCCGTACGAGAAGATCGCGGATGCCGCGCAGGTCAACGCCTACACGAAGCTCGCGCCCAGCGTGGCCCTGCACATCCCGTGGGACAAGGTCGACGACTACGCCGACCTGCGCCGTCACGCCGAAGACCTCGGCGTGAGCCTCGGCACCATCAACTCGAACACCTTCCAGGACGAGGACTACAAGTTCGGGGCGCTCACGCACCACGACGACCGCATCCGCAACAAGGCGATCGACCACCACCTCGAGTGCATCGACATCATGGATGCCACCGGCTCGCGCGACCTGAAGATCTGGCTCGCCGAAGGATCGAACTACCCGGGGCAGGCCGACATCCGTGCGCGTCAGGACCGCCTGCAGGACTCGCTGCAGAAGATCTACGACCGCCTGTCGGACGAGCAGCGCCTCGTGCTCGAGTACAAGTTCTTCGAGCCGGCGTTCTACCACACCGATGTTCCCGACTGGGGCACGTCCTACGCGCAGGTCGTGTCGCTCGGCGACAAGGCGATGGTCTGCCTCGACACCGGCCACCACGCGCCGGGCACGAACATCGAGTTCATCGTCATGCAGCTGCTGCGCCTCGGAAAGCTCGGCTCGTTCGACTTCAACTCGCGCTTCTACGCCGACGACGACCTCATCGTGGGCGCCGCCGACCCGTTCCAGCTGTTCCGCATCATCTTCGAGGTGGTGCGCGGCGGCGGCCTCAACAACCCCGACGTGGCCTTCATGCTCGACCAGTGCCACAACGTCGAGGACAAGATCCCCGGCCAGATCCGCTCGGTGCTGAACGTCCAGGAGATGACGGCGCGCGCTCTGCTCGTGGACCGCGACGCCCTCGCCGCGGCGCAGCAGGCCAACGACGTGCTCGGCGCCAACGCCGTCTTCATGGACGCGTTCTACACCGACGTGCGTCCCGCCCTCGCCGAGTGGCGCGAGTCGCGCGGACTCGCCGCCGACCCGATGGCCGCCTACGCGGCATCCGGCTACCAGCAGCAGATCGCCGCGGACCGCGTCGGCGGCACGCAGGCCGGCTGGGGCGCCTGAAGCCGTAACCCAGACCCACCGGGGGTGCGGGATGCCGATCCCCGCTCCCCCGGTGCACCACCTCGATCCCGGCACCGATGCCGGGCCCGGACCCGAAGGATCCAGATGAGCGAGCCCTACTCCGCCGCCGACGGCCTCGTGCGCGTCTACCCTGCGCGTGAGCCCCACGGCACCGGACTCGTGTGGGCGCACGGCGGTGCGTTCGCGTTCGGCGACCTCGACATGCCCGAGTCCGACTGGGTCGCCGAACAGCTCGCGGCCCGCGGCACGACGGTCGTCTCGGTCGACTACCGCCTCGCCCCCGTTCCGGAAGGCTGGGATGCCGCCGGCCGGACGGGCGGCGGCGACCACTACCCCGCGGCATCCGATGACATGCTCGCCGCCTGGTCGTGGACCGTCGACAACGCGGGCCGCCTCCGGATCGATCCCGAGCGGCTGGCGATCGGCGGCACCAGTGCCGGGGGCAACCTCGCCGCCGGGGCGACGCTGCGCCTCATCGAACGGCGCGCGGTGACCCTTCCGGCCCTCGTGCTCCTCGCCTACCCCACGTTGCTCGCGGTGCAGCCGGCACCGGACGCCGCACTCCGTGCCGCGCTCGACGCGCAGCCCGAGGCCGACCGGTTCCGGCCGGAGATGGTGCGCGCCATGTACGAGAACTACCTCGGCGGCCCGATCGACGACGCGCCGCTCGCGGCGATCCCCGGGAACGCTCGCGCCGACGACCTCGCGGAGTTCCCGCCCACACTCATGGTCAACGGCGACGTCGACGAGCTTCGCGTCTCGGGTGAGGCGTTCGCCGCGTCGCTGCGGGCCGCCGGGCGTCCGATCGAGGTCGTCACCGAGCCGGGCACCGATCACGGTCATCTGAACCGCCCGCAGGAGCCCGCGGCATTCGTCACCCTCGATCGCTTCGCGACCCGCCTCGCCTCCCTGTCCCTCGCCGGTGCTCGCCCCGCAGCACCCGCCTCCGCTCCCGCCTCACTCGCCTGAGCGACATCAGCCACCCCAGAAGGAATCCAGCCATGACCAACCCGGCCGTCTCCGATCTCATCACCCGGTCCAACCGCCTCGGCGCAGACCCCAAGAACACGAATTACGCCGGCGGCAACACGTCGGCGAAGGGCACCGAGACCGACCCGGTCACCGGTGAGCCCGTCGAGCTGCTTTGGGTCAAGGGCTCGGGCGGCGACCTCGGCACGCTGAAGGAGCCGGGCCTCGCGGTGCTGCGCCTGGACCGCATGCGCGCCCTGGTGAGCGTCTACCCCGGCGTCGAGCGCGAGGACGAGATGGTCGCCGCGTTCGACTACTGCCTGCATGGCAAGGGCGGCGCCGCGCCGTCGATCGACACTGCGATGCACGGCCTTGTCGATGCCGCGCACGTCGACCACCTGCACCCCGACTCGGGCATCGCGATCGCGACCGCCGCCGACGGCGAGGAGCTGACGTCGAAGATCTTCGGTGAGAAGGTCGTATGGGTGCCGTGGCGGCGCCCCGGCTTCCAGCTCGGCCTCGACATCGCCGCGATCAAGGAGAAGAACCCGCAGGCGATCGGCTGCATCCTCGGCGGGCACGGCATCACGGCGTGGGGCGACACGTCCGAAGAGGCAGAGCAGAACTCGCTCTGGATCATCGAGACCGCCGCCGACTACATCGCACGCAACGGCAAGGCCGACCCGTTCGGAGGAGTCCGCAGCGGCTTCGAGGCGCTGCCCGAGGCCGAGCGCCGCGCCAAGGCCGCCGCGCTCGCGCCGACGGTCCGCGGCCTCGCGTCGACCGACAAGCCGATGGTGGGCCACTTCACCGACTCGCCTGAGGTTCTCGACTTCCTCGCGTCCGAGAAGGCCCCGGCCCTCGCCGAGCTCGGCACCAGCTGCCCCGACCACTTCCTGCGCACGAAGGTCAAGCCGCTCATCCTCGACCTGCCCGCCTCGGCTTCCGTCGAGGACTCGATCGCGCGGCTGACGGAACTGCACGAGGCGTACCGCGCCGACTACCAGGCGTACTACGACGCCCACGCGACCGCCGACAGCCCGGCGATCCGCGGCGCCGACCCGCTCATCGTGCTCATCCCGGGCGTGGGCATGTTCTCGTACGGCGCCAACAAGCAGACCGCGCGGGTCGCCGGCGAGTTCTACGTCAACGCGATCAACGTGATGCGTGGCGCGGAGGCGCTGTCGACCTACTCCCCCATCTCGGACGCCGAGAAGTTCCGCATCGAGTACTGGGCCCTCGAAGAGGCGAAACTGCAGCGCATGCCGAAGCCGAAGACCCACCAGGGCCGTATCGCACTGGTCACGGGCGCGGCATCCGGGATCGGCAAGGCCATCGCGACCCGCCTCGCGGCCGAGGGCGCGTGCGTCGTCATCGCCGACCTCGACCTCGAGAAGGCGCAGGCGGCTGCCGCCGAGCTCGGCAACACGGATGTCGCCATCGGCGTCGCCGCGAACGTGGCCGACGCCGACGCGATCCAGGCCGCCTTCGACGCCGCAGTGCTCGCGTTCGGCGGTGTCGACCTGGTCGTCAACAACGCCGGCCTGTCGCTGTCGAAGCCGCTGCTGGAGACCACCGAGAAGGACTGGGACCTGCAGCACGACGTGATGGCGAAGGGCTCGTTCCTCGTCTCGAAGGCCGCCGCGAAGATCCTCATCGAGCAGAAGCTCGGCGGCGACGTGATCTACATCTCGTCGAAGAACTCCGTCTTCGCAGGCCCGAACAACATCGCATACTCGGCGACCAAGGCCGACCAGGCCCACCAGGTGCGCCTGCTCGCGGTCGAACTCGGCGAGCACGGCGTGCGCGTCAACGGCATCAACCCCGACGGCGTGGTGCGCGGCTCGGGCATCTTTGCCTCCGGCTGGGGCGCCAACCGCGCCGCGACCTACGGCGTCAAGGAAGAGGACCTGGGCCAGTTCTACGCGAACCGCACCATCCTCAAGCGCGAGGTCGTGCCCGAGAACGTCGCCGATGCCGTGTACGTGCTGACCGGCCCTGAACTCAGCCGCACCACGGGCCTGCACATCCCGGTCGACTCCGGCGTCGCCGCCGCGTTCCTGCGATGACCCCGCGTTCTGTGCGTTTCGTCTCGGTCGCTGGCGCTCCCTCGCTCAACGACCGGGCCCAGGTCTCGGTCGTTGAGCGAGCGAGGAACGAGCGAGACGAAACGCTCGGGGGTACTCGATGACAACGGGCGGCGTGGTCGCTGCAGTCGATCTCGGCGCCACCAGCGGACGCGTCATGCTCGGCCACGTGGACGACGGGATGCTGCGCCTCGAGCAGGTCGCGCGATTCCCGAACGGTCCGGTGCCCGGGCCCGACGGTCTGCACTGGGACTTCTCCGCGCTGTACCGCCACATCGTCGACGGGCTCACCGAGGCGTTCCGACGAGAGCCGGGCATCGCGAGCATCGGCATCGACTCGTGGGCGGTCGACTACGGCCTCGTGCACCGCGACGAGCTGCTCGCCGAGCCGTTCCACTACCGCGACGAGCGCACCGAGCG from Microbacterium sp. ProA8 includes these protein-coding regions:
- a CDS encoding nucleotidyltransferase domain-containing protein, coding for MEQHERALGAYVDSVREQPGALAVVAIGSVAQGRERSDSDVDVYFVVDDERFAAETAAGRFAWIERYGVDYPGSYIDIKLASPSYLETAAQQADDPTRASFRDARVAWSVLPGIEQTLERIVTLPDDVWDERVRSHLSQARLYGGYFLRQAVERDDEFLRRHAGLHLTLAAARAALAAAHVMMPGPKYISKLVRSVPTPGGFVEAWERALADPDVESGEALLGILFEWLGGGLTPEETLSIFIRDNELAWLRGTVPAEFW
- a CDS encoding L-rhamnose mutarotase yields the protein MRRVCFQLLVHPELLDEYVARHTPVWPEMLAEIEASGRRNYSLFLGEGGRLIGYYETDDDEAAQAYLANSEVAGRWEAEMGRFFVGLDGRPDQAATPLTEIFHLHDQLAAASAAASDNESTAS
- the rhaI gene encoding L-rhamnose isomerase is translated as MTTLSPDILSALEGQGIELPSWAFGNSGTRFRVFTTAGTPRDPYEKIADAAQVNAYTKLAPSVALHIPWDKVDDYADLRRHAEDLGVSLGTINSNTFQDEDYKFGALTHHDDRIRNKAIDHHLECIDIMDATGSRDLKIWLAEGSNYPGQADIRARQDRLQDSLQKIYDRLSDEQRLVLEYKFFEPAFYHTDVPDWGTSYAQVVSLGDKAMVCLDTGHHAPGTNIEFIVMQLLRLGKLGSFDFNSRFYADDDLIVGAADPFQLFRIIFEVVRGGGLNNPDVAFMLDQCHNVEDKIPGQIRSVLNVQEMTARALLVDRDALAAAQQANDVLGANAVFMDAFYTDVRPALAEWRESRGLAADPMAAYAASGYQQQIAADRVGGTQAGWGA
- a CDS encoding alpha/beta hydrolase fold domain-containing protein; the encoded protein is MSEPYSAADGLVRVYPAREPHGTGLVWAHGGAFAFGDLDMPESDWVAEQLAARGTTVVSVDYRLAPVPEGWDAAGRTGGGDHYPAASDDMLAAWSWTVDNAGRLRIDPERLAIGGTSAGGNLAAGATLRLIERRAVTLPALVLLAYPTLLAVQPAPDAALRAALDAQPEADRFRPEMVRAMYENYLGGPIDDAPLAAIPGNARADDLAEFPPTLMVNGDVDELRVSGEAFAASLRAAGRPIEVVTEPGTDHGHLNRPQEPAAFVTLDRFATRLASLSLAGARPAAPASAPASLA
- a CDS encoding bifunctional aldolase/short-chain dehydrogenase: MTNPAVSDLITRSNRLGADPKNTNYAGGNTSAKGTETDPVTGEPVELLWVKGSGGDLGTLKEPGLAVLRLDRMRALVSVYPGVEREDEMVAAFDYCLHGKGGAAPSIDTAMHGLVDAAHVDHLHPDSGIAIATAADGEELTSKIFGEKVVWVPWRRPGFQLGLDIAAIKEKNPQAIGCILGGHGITAWGDTSEEAEQNSLWIIETAADYIARNGKADPFGGVRSGFEALPEAERRAKAAALAPTVRGLASTDKPMVGHFTDSPEVLDFLASEKAPALAELGTSCPDHFLRTKVKPLILDLPASASVEDSIARLTELHEAYRADYQAYYDAHATADSPAIRGADPLIVLIPGVGMFSYGANKQTARVAGEFYVNAINVMRGAEALSTYSPISDAEKFRIEYWALEEAKLQRMPKPKTHQGRIALVTGAASGIGKAIATRLAAEGACVVIADLDLEKAQAAAAELGNTDVAIGVAANVADADAIQAAFDAAVLAFGGVDLVVNNAGLSLSKPLLETTEKDWDLQHDVMAKGSFLVSKAAAKILIEQKLGGDVIYISSKNSVFAGPNNIAYSATKADQAHQVRLLAVELGEHGVRVNGINPDGVVRGSGIFASGWGANRAATYGVKEEDLGQFYANRTILKREVVPENVADAVYVLTGPELSRTTGLHIPVDSGVAAAFLR